AAGACTACATTAggacttttttgttttcctacaGAGTGTTTCAAGATAGATTGgatagaaaaaaatcccaacaaacaTTGTTACAACTGACAATGGACCTTATTAATAAAAGGAACTTGAGGAGGGAGTTTTGTATTAATGGCATCATATGCTCCAGTGCCATTCAGTTTCTATCtacaataggaaaaaaaaacccaaaaagcaaaAACCCCGACCCTGTTTTACTCAATTGCACTACTGAGTACCTCaagaaggaaaatgttaatGCCGTCTTTACAATTTTAGATTACCTACGCTTTTCTCAAATGTACCCTTTTATaaagggtgggtttttttcaagtttgAAAATTTGCATTTCCACACCATTTTTGGTAACTCTAGTTACTTACGTAAGTCTGAAATGATTTTCAGGATTATTTTCTCTAAGGGAGCTTCATGGGAAGCATTTAGTATCAGAACATTTTGACCTGAATTggcttattttctgttttgatcATTAGAAGcatttttagaagaaaatttctTCTAATTATGCCTCTACAGAATGATAAAGTACGTTGAGTGGGAAAGGACCCATCAGAAACACCACatccaactcctggcccagcacagtgCACTCCAAGAActacaccatgtgcctgagagctgTACAAACACTTCTTGCACtttgtcaggcttggtgctgtgaccactttccTGGGGAGCATGTTCCAGTGCTCCACCACCCTCTGGgtaaaaaaaccttttcctgatatccaacctaaacccaCCCTGACTCAGCTTCATACCTGttccttgggtcctgtcactggtgaCATGAGTGAAGAGATCAAGAAAATCAAACTAAGTTTAATTTAGGAcactaattaaatatttttctgagctCTTCTatgttttttttcattctttttagaaaaatgtttcttaaaGTCAAAATAGTGCTTTTGAGGTCCATAAGAATTTTTGGTACAAAAAATAATAgtgtttctctctttctctcgcTCTCTCATTGGTTATTTAAACACTTTGCTGTAAATTAAAGAGTTCTTTCTCACATCAAATGGTTCCATTAGGCACATTCaagtaaaataacaaaatatccAAGTAACAATGACGAAAGCCAAACATGGCTTGATAAAAGTCTACAGAGAGTTCTGTCCATTCTCTGGAATGGAATAAAGTTGTCACTTCCTTCAGCCAGACACTCACGTGGTTTGATGTCAATATCCACTTCCATCATGCAGAATAGTTTCTTAAAGACAGAGTTCATATATTCTGCAATCAGAAGAACCATCAACAAAGAATCTGCCTTTTAAAGGAAGCTGAATAGCTTGTTTTCATTCCCAGTAGGTATCTGAGTGAACACTGGCATCTGAAGTGGTGCGTTAGAGATTAAACCAGGGCAGTTAATGGCCATCAGATTTAACATTCTGGATCCAGTctagaataatcagtgtcataCACCCAGTCATCACAAGTATACCACTTAGAAAGAAGAATGAagcctgaaaaagaaaacataaaagaaGTATTTCAGATTCTGCTATGACACTGTTGGTAAGACACAACATACACCTATAAATTCACACCCATGCACAAATGCCATTGCTCACAGAGGACAAAGTAAAAAAGAGACAAGAGATCAGGTCAATGACAAGGAGCTAAGTATctatctttctttctctcttggGGTCCTTTCTCAAAtcagaaaatacatttattttcagtatagCAGACCTCACCCTCAACTAAGGGAAGTGAATGTAGCTGCTGATACCAGTAGGCTATGCCACTGTGCTAACTTGACTGTCTCAGTATATCTGATTGCATTATGAGTCAGTATGTCTACGATTAGTAAGGGCACCAAAAACAATCAAGATAACCCAAATAACTGGCAGAAATTAGCTTTTATGTGGAAAACTATGTAAATAAGTATTAAAAGAATATTGGAAGAATGTTaaggtttttaaaatacagttctTAGGGTATTCTGTTGAAATCTGGTTCTTGGCAGCAACAGAATGACCCAGCTACTGTtgagatttggggtcaggggctgAGAGAAGTCACTGAAGAGAACTGAGTCTTGTGATGGCCAGTTCCTTGGTTTTGAGTTCCTACGCAGCTCCTTGCAACTATGCAAGATAACATTAAATGCCAATTCAATGACTACCTTCACCAGgacttcaaaataaataaaacatgaagaagatactttatttttttgttttgaattagTAAGCAAGGGTAGTTACATATTTGTCTATACATACCCCAATCTTTTGCACTGACTTCATTGGTTCCTTCTTCACTAATTTGATATAGAAGGCAGAAGGAAGTATAAAGATCAGCATGGCAGCCGCCGAAGCACCTGTAGAGAAAAAGCACGGAAATAAATATTCATAAACAGGTAAATATACTCTAATTAGACTGGAACTGCTTTTTCTGAAACGTGAAAGAATGCTTGATCTGACAAGCAAATGCTTACCAATGAATCCAAAGATGTCTCGAATAGTAGGGACAAAAATAACGAGCATGTTGGTAAATGCCAGGAGAGAGATGGTAATGGAACAGTGACGCCACCAGCTGAACTccttccctgcccacagcagctgggtaATGGAACTGCGGATCTTGGGAAGAGAGGGGGAGAAAGGAGACAGTTTAGTCTTCATTTTGGAAGACAGCGATTTGTCACCTGAATTAGACCTTCCTTCTGAAAGTACTTTAACATCATTTCCTTGAGTGCTTCAGATTTTAATAGAAGGTGAAAGATGAAAGTAAatactttgggaaaaaaaaccccaaggaaaAGTATCTGGTTTGAACAAAAATTGCAGGAAATTTTGTAACATCTAGGGATGCTGCTCAACAGTATAAACATAAATGGCCAGATCACCTCCACAAGGTATGCACAAAAACATGCTGGCTTTTGTAAGCTTTTTTATAGAGGGGCAATCTGTTTCATTTCCCCAATATAACTATACCAGGAAAACAATATAACTGAACATATTTCTATCTACTAATTAGTACATGTTACATATTTATTGAATTAAGAGTATAGCTAAATTTATCAGGCTTATCAGAATaagtttcctttttcagttaaGCAAAAAACTCATCAGTTTTTCAATTAATAAACAGGAGTTGCCAAATCAGTAAATGACTGCAGCAGTATACaggtgttaaaaaaaattacttacagGGAAAATAACGACAGGTACAGTGAGGGTTACAGCCATAAGTACAGCAAGACGCACAATAAGAAGGAGAACATCAGCACCCAGATAAGCAGAGTAGGTGTGAAGCAGTTCTGGTTCAACTTTTCCtataaagaaaacagaattttagtTAGATTTAGTTGACATACTTCTAAAACATGTGTTTCTGCTCTAAATTCCATGCAAATTTTACAGTTACATCATCAATATGAACTGAAAGCCTTGAGAGCTCCTGTAAGAATGTATCCACTTTACACAGGGATAACTTGGGAGGCACAGAATCTAGTTTAATCCAATTTTAATCCTATGTCTTGGGCCTAATTCTATTACTGATCTCCTTTAGGGTGTGCACTTCCAGaagtactaaaaaaaaaaagcccaactaACAGCATATATTTAGAATGCATAGTAAATGCTTGCctgttctatttttaaaatgataCTGTGAGTTTGCAGaacataaataatttataaGAAAGCAGAGAGGCAATATTCACCATAAAATGTCAAGTATCCAAAGAGAGCAGCCAACAAATACATGAGGAACATGGCAAAAAAAGACACATAGGACACATTCATCATTCTTTTACGGCTTCGGCTGTAAGAAAAAGTAACATTGTTAGTAGTGAGAACATACTGTTGCATACTATGTTTGTTCAGTGAAAGTACAGATATATATCTAACACTTACCCTTTCAGTTCTTCATAAATAGGAAGAATTGCAGGATGACAGACAAAGGAAAATGTTAGGATTGGGACAGCATAaacagtctgaaaaaaaaaaaagtttcttaaGTATCTCAACAGACATTAGAAATTTGCTTTACAAAATCATTAGGAGATTTTTCAGTTTTGGCCTTATTAGGTGATAAAGACCAGCTATTCTTTACAATGGAAACTTCAGAAAAAGTTTAAACAACCTCATATTTTCTTAAACCCAAATCCCGAGGTACCAAACAGTCTCAAATGTCACTGAAGTCCACGGTGAGCTGAATGTATTTACATTCAAAATCACATTCAGCAACTCACAGGCTTAAGCCATTAGATCTTGAACTTGGTATTGAGTATTACATATGTGGAGATTTATCACTGTAATTGGGAACATTCACGAGTCAGGCATTTGTGATTAGGAATAAGTCAAGCATCCTATTTGCACACTTCTacaattttctccattttcttttgcaacctactttttaaaatgcttcaCTAACTTCCTTGACAAGACTTGAGAAATGCTGTACTAAAGAATGAGAGATGTGTTTTTTGCCACTCTAACTTCAGGCTCCTCTAATTTCTATTTGGCATGTGGAAAAACCCAGTCTGCACGAGGTAAACAGTGCCCAAGTCTACTGAAACAGAAAATCTCAACACATCCCAATTTGGAAACTGCTTGAAGGAAAAATTATCTAATTTATCTGCTACATACTTAGAGTCAGTTATTCTCAACAGAGTATCTGATTTTTCAGTCAGTTACCTGTGAATTGAAGATGAAGTATTTTGGCTTGCACATATCCTCACTTGTTATATTTTCAGCTACCAAAGGTGCCATTGTTGCATTAAATAATGTCACGTTCATGATGACACTGTCCGTGGGACAAGGAATCTGAAACATCTTCCAAATTACCTAGAAATAAAGCCATGCATTTATTACTTTGACTACTGCAAGATGTGAAAATTTTTTAGAAACTGCTTAATTTCACTTTGAAATGCAGTTTTACAAGCACTTGTAAAGTTTACAAGAAGTTTACAAGATTATACTTACAACAATCAGAAAGAAGACCATGCAAAGTAAGGAAAAGCCACTAGTATAGCCCAAATACCCTGTAATcaagaaagataaaaaaaatctaagataTAATTAACAGAAACATCATTCAAGTCAAAACATAACGacaaaatacattctgtcaAGTGATCTCTTTAGACTGTCATTTCCTTAGCATTACACAGAACAAATTAATTATTCATTGACTTTCTGCTAATCCCGACCCAGATCTGAAGCTTCTGACAGACATATTAGGGTCTGTACATACAGCAGGTCTGTAATGTTAAACTTTTTAACTtacaagaaaaagaagcaaactAAAAAACCCCATAGCAACAACTACATAAATTGTTTATTGTATGCTAAGAACGATATACGATTAATTTTAATAGCATGCACTATCAGATAACTTagcctttttccttctgtttttacTGATTTACTTCTAGAAAATAGTAATTTGAGAGAGTAATTGACATTGAGACTCTCAGTTATTTATGTTCCACTATAGGATTCTCTGAATAAACTGCCTGTTAACTGAATTATTCACATATATCACTGAATTACAGCCATTTCAGATAAAGCACCTGGCATGAATATTCTGTTACTCCTTAGGATCTAAAATGAGAAGATACTGTCCAGAGTTAGCAGCCCTACTCTTTGAAGGCTTTTACAGGATAGGTGATAACAATATTGTATTATTTCACCATTGACCAAAACAGGTCCAATTTTGGGATAAGAACAGAAACAGAAGGTTACTGTTAGGCTCCATTCTAAAGGCGTCCTATCTGCTGTCCTTTCATCTTCCACAAACACATCTGTAATTTAGTATacttgtcttgttttttttttttcctcctttcttcaaGGAGACTGACAGCAACTACCTAAATGCTAATTAGTCCCAAGAGACAAGTTTGGAGACAGCTGTTAATTCACACAGCATTTCAAGACTCAAACATTGCATCAACACATTTCCCCACAGTATTTCCAatgggtttttattttgattgctCTCTACCACTTACCTAGATTTTTCAGTAGGGACAGCGGAAGAATGAGAATGACAGACACCAGCAGCACTAAATAGTCACCATTGAGATACCATTCTCTGTAGAAAAGAAGGTAATATTTGTAAGTAACTAAGtatttaaaaattgcatttgCAGTTTAGTCTTCCCTGCTATTTTCTACAACATATGGCTCCTTAAAAAAACGCTCAACCTGATGCACAAATGAC
The nucleotide sequence above comes from Passer domesticus isolate bPasDom1 chromosome 5, bPasDom1.hap1, whole genome shotgun sequence. Encoded proteins:
- the SLC38A2 gene encoding sodium-coupled neutral amino acid symporter 2 isoform X1 — translated: MSSAEMGKFNISPDEDSSSYSSNSNDFSYPYPTKPAAMKSHYADIDPENQNFLLDSNLGKKKYETQYHPGTTSFGMSVFNLSNAIVGSGILGLSFAMANTGIALFVILLLFVSIFSLYSVHLLLKTANEGGSLLYEQLGMKAFGMAGKLAASGSITMQNIGAMSSYLFIVKYELPLVIKTFMNIEETTGEWYLNGDYLVLLVSVILILPLSLLKNLGYLGYTSGFSLLCMVFFLIVVIWKMFQIPCPTDSVIMNVTLFNATMAPLVAENITSEDMCKPKYFIFNSQTVYAVPILTFSFVCHPAILPIYEELKGRSRKRMMNVSYVSFFAMFLMYLLAALFGYLTFYGKVEPELLHTYSAYLGADVLLLIVRLAVLMAVTLTVPVVIFPIRSSITQLLWAGKEFSWWRHCSITISLLAFTNMLVIFVPTIRDIFGFIGKHLLVRSSILSRFRKSSSSLIRVYLPVYEYLFPCFFSTGASAAAMLIFILPSAFYIKLVKKEPMKSVQKIGASFFFLSGILVMTGCMTLIILDWIQNVKSDGH
- the SLC38A2 gene encoding sodium-coupled neutral amino acid symporter 2 isoform X2, whose product is MSSAEMGKFNISPDEDSSSYSSNSNDFSYPYPTKPAAMKSHYADIDPENQNFLLDSNLGKKKYETQYHPGTTSFGMSVFNLSNAIVGSGILGLSFAMANTGIALFVILLLFVSIFSLYSVHLLLKTANEGGSLLYEQLGMKAFGMAGKLAASGSITMQNIGAMSSYLFIVKYELPLVIKTFMNIEETTGEWYLNGDYLVLLVSVILILPLSLLKNLGYLGYTSGFSLLCMVFFLIVVIWKMFQIPCPTDSVIMNVTLFNATMAPLVAENITSEDMCKPKYFIFNSQTVYAVPILTFSFVCHPAILPIYEELKGRSRKRMMNVSYVSFFAMFLMYLLAALFGYLTFYGKVEPELLHTYSAYLGADVLLLIVRLAVLMAVTLTVPVVIFPIRSSITQLLWAGKEFSWWRHCSITISLLAFTNMLVIFVPTIRDIFGFIGASAAAMLIFILPSAFYIKLVKKEPMKSVQKIGASFFFLSGILVMTGCMTLIILDWIQNVKSDGH
- the SLC38A2 gene encoding sodium-coupled neutral amino acid symporter 2 isoform X3; this encodes MILLLFVSIFSLYSVHLLLKTANEGGSLLYEQLGMKAFGMAGKLAASGSITMQNIGAMSSYLFIVKYELPLVIKTFMNIEETTGEWYLNGDYLVLLVSVILILPLSLLKNLGYLGYTSGFSLLCMVFFLIVVIWKMFQIPCPTDSVIMNVTLFNATMAPLVAENITSEDMCKPKYFIFNSQTVYAVPILTFSFVCHPAILPIYEELKGRSRKRMMNVSYVSFFAMFLMYLLAALFGYLTFYGKVEPELLHTYSAYLGADVLLLIVRLAVLMAVTLTVPVVIFPIRSSITQLLWAGKEFSWWRHCSITISLLAFTNMLVIFVPTIRDIFGFIGASAAAMLIFILPSAFYIKLVKKEPMKSVQKIGASFFFLSGILVMTGCMTLIILDWIQNVKSDGH